A region of Coccinella septempunctata chromosome 5, icCocSept1.1, whole genome shotgun sequence DNA encodes the following proteins:
- the LOC123314312 gene encoding uncharacterized protein LOC123314312 has product MTEKFDLRTASSLLPAITNEEESVLQLIDAIELYTDMLDDQGKKSLINYVLKIKLTANAKLRLRKEYQKVEDLVIDMKKTLITKKSPTALSTQLHNLKQENKTIEDFAKLVEQLSLDLTIAQADNAPRSQVHQSFEKQ; this is encoded by the exons ATGACGGAAAAATTTGACTTGAGGACAGCATCCTCTTTATTGCCAGCTATTACCAATGAAGAAGAGTCCGTATTGCAATTAATTGATGCCATAGAGTTATATACCGATATGCTCGATGATCAAGGTAAAAAGTCTCTGATCAATTATGTGctaaaaatcaaattgactGCAAATGCTAAATTGAGGTTACGGAAAGAGTATCAGAAAGTTGAAGATTTGGTAATAGATATGAAAAAAACCCTCATAACTAAAAAGTCACCAACAGCTTTATCAACTCAACTCCACAATCTGAAACAAGAGAATAAGACAATAGAAGATTTCGCTAAACTAGTTGAACAGTTGTCTCTCGATTTAACGATCGCTCAAGCAGATAATGCAC CGCGGTCGCAAGTTCACCAATCAttcgaaaaacaataa